The following are encoded in a window of Impatiens glandulifera chromosome 5, dImpGla2.1, whole genome shotgun sequence genomic DNA:
- the LOC124939238 gene encoding secreted RxLR effector protein 161-like produces MRARRKLPGIEVDQKKDNIEVKQEAYAKKVLKQFAMEDCNSSKYPMEEKLQLKKEGSLVDPKEYRRIIECLRYLTHNRPDISYAIGILRRGREVEELVSLTDSDLASDIDDRKSIRGMVFYLNGNLITWKSQKQRTFALSSCEAEFMASIEALC; encoded by the exons atgaggGCGAGAAGAAAATTACCGGGAATTGAGGTGGACCAGAAGAAAGATAACATTGAGGTGAAGCAGGAAGCTTATgcaaagaaggtgttgaaacagTTTGCAATGGAGGATTGTAACTCGAGCAAGTATCCTATGGAAGAAAAGTTGCAGCTCAAAAAGgaaggaagcttagtggatcCGAAGGAGTATAGGCGTATCATCGAGTGTCTTAGGTACTTGACGCACAATCGACCTGATATCTCTTATGCAATtggcata ttaagaagaggacgagaagttgaagaactcgttaGTTTGACTGACAGCGACTTAGCCAGTGACATAGACGATAGAAAAAGTATTagagggatggtgttttatctcaacggtAATCTAATCACCTGGAAATCTCAGAAGCAACGAACTTttgctttatcttcatgtgaggcggaGTTTATGGCATCTATTGAAGCATTGTGCTAA